The Candidatus Zixiibacteriota bacterium genome includes a region encoding these proteins:
- a CDS encoding superoxide dismutase [Ni], with product MMKSLMIVSLGIIFSIFLTATNLSAHCEIPCGIYEDSTRFYLISEDIATIEKSMDQITSLSATADKNYNQIVRWITNKEAHADKLMEIVSQYFLTQRIAPVAPEDKAKYDEYLNKVSLLHQMLVAAMKCKQTTDKTHIETLKNLLAKFREAYFKGK from the coding sequence ATGATGAAAAGCCTGATGATTGTTTCACTGGGAATTATCTTTAGCATTTTTTTGACGGCGACAAATCTTTCGGCGCACTGCGAAATCCCCTGCGGCATCTATGAGGATTCCACCCGCTTTTATCTTATATCCGAAGATATCGCCACTATTGAAAAATCGATGGACCAGATAACATCGCTTTCCGCCACCGCCGACAAGAACTATAATCAGATTGTCCGGTGGATTACCAATAAAGAAGCCCATGCCGACAAATTAATGGAGATTGTCTCGCAGTATTTTCTGACCCAGCGGATTGCTCCGGTGGCGCCTGAGGACAAGGCGAAATATGATGAGTATCTCAACAAGGTTTCGCTACTGCATCAGATGCTGGTGGCGGCGATGAAATGCAAACAGACCACCGATAAGACCCACATCGAGACGCTGAAAAATCTGCTGGCGAAATTCCGGGAGGCATATTTTAAAGGGAAATAA